Proteins found in one Elgaria multicarinata webbii isolate HBS135686 ecotype San Diego chromosome 12, rElgMul1.1.pri, whole genome shotgun sequence genomic segment:
- the POU2AF2 gene encoding POU domain class 2-associating factor 2, translating into METVSADYGKRVYQGVRVKHTVKDLLAEKRLRQTGGSRLNGSVATTQSSFVTLPGSAAVSSYYGVRRSLMADMDLQSNKQISGDVYASSLIAKPFAYDSPAVQGYPSILDTHFMDQYVDHRAASVTSGASSLLGASPLTSIMPSFPSDAAHFLTRDSWEPPLPDSLGQSDECSESLQGSSAPGCLTSHEPGGSSHYRSPSWSSPLPGTPSYPFHALEDVHYAAGYSSSSSSSSYPFSSFMTTVGSDLPPKMFHASSEESSDATPLPDNSALWPKEDSSPLWGLYECRRTY; encoded by the exons TTTCCGCAGACTATGGCAAACGGGTTTATCAAGGTGTGCGGGTGAAGCACACAGTGAAGGATCTGCTGGCCGAAAAGCGTTTGAGGCAGACAGGTGGCTCGCGGCTGAAC GGAAGTGTCGCTACAACTCAGTCATCCTTTGTCACATTGCCGG GTTCCGCCGCCGTGTCTAGTTACTACGGAGTTCGAAGGTCCCTAATGGCAGACATGGATTTACAAAGCAACAAGCAGATCTCTGGCGACGTCTACGCTTCCTCCCTCATAGCCAAGCCGTTTGCGTATGACTCCCCGGCAGTCCAGGGCTACCCTTCCATCCTGGACACCCATTTCATGGACCAATACGTCGACCACCGGGCAGCATCCGTCACTTCCGGGGCCTCGTCGCTCCTTGGGGCCTCGCCACTGACATCCATCATGCCGTCCTTTCCAAGTGACGCAGCGCACTTTTTAACT aGAGACTCCTGGGAACCACCCTTGCCTGACAGCCTCGGTCAGTCGGATGAGTGCTCAGAATCCTTACAAGGGTCTTCCGCTCCTGGCTGCCTCACTTCACACGAGCCGGGAGGCTCTTCCCACTACAGAAGCCCCAGCTGGAGTTCGCCGCTCCCTGGAACTCCGTCCTATCCTTTCCACGCTCTCGAAGATGTCCACTACGCAGCAGgctactcctcttcctcctcctcctcctcctaccctTTCTCCTCTTTTATGACCACCGTGGGCAGCGATCTCCCTCCCAAGATGTTCCATGCCTCTTCAGAAGAGTCCTCGGACGCAACGCCTCTCCCCGACAACAGCGCTCTCTGGCCCAAGGAAGACAGCAGCCCCCTCTGGGGGTTGTACGAATGTCGAAGGACTTACTAA